One Chitinophaga sp. H8 DNA window includes the following coding sequences:
- a CDS encoding DUF4292 domain-containing protein, whose amino-acid sequence MKQKVVVQIFLGILCLAAISCRHTRQIPRSTFPAVDSTHLPAGKDSALSNEDIAFNEKLLTGIKANRIEFNTFSAKLKIDFENDKQKQQNISTNIRMQKDSMIWISVSAPIIGEVARAVITKDSLKAYDRLNKKVFLRDMTSAQDLLKIPFDFKTLQDMIIGNPVFLSDSVYRVVKTPAVISFSCDSTLFTSLFNVFADDYVLQQSKVMDKDSTGEHKRSCELTYGDYKDTGGRKFATKRRVFIEEKNVTKIAMDFNRVEFDQPVTFPFVVPSSGYTIQ is encoded by the coding sequence ATGAAGCAAAAAGTTGTAGTACAAATATTTCTGGGGATATTATGTTTGGCCGCTATCTCATGCAGACATACCCGTCAAATTCCACGTAGCACATTTCCAGCGGTAGACAGCACCCATCTGCCTGCAGGAAAAGACAGTGCACTATCAAATGAAGATATCGCATTTAATGAAAAGCTTTTAACCGGTATTAAGGCCAACCGTATTGAGTTTAATACCTTTTCTGCCAAGCTGAAAATAGATTTTGAGAATGACAAGCAAAAGCAGCAGAATATCAGCACGAATATCCGGATGCAAAAAGACAGTATGATATGGATTTCCGTATCAGCACCTATTATCGGAGAAGTAGCCCGTGCGGTTATCACGAAAGACAGTCTGAAAGCATATGACCGCCTGAATAAGAAAGTGTTCCTGCGGGATATGACCAGTGCACAGGATTTGCTGAAAATACCTTTTGACTTTAAGACCCTGCAGGATATGATTATCGGTAACCCGGTATTTTTATCAGATTCTGTATACCGTGTGGTGAAAACACCGGCTGTTATTTCTTTCAGCTGTGACAGTACCTTATTCACCAGCCTGTTTAATGTGTTTGCGGATGATTACGTATTACAGCAAAGTAAGGTAATGGACAAGGATAGTACCGGAGAGCATAAACGTTCCTGTGAACTTACCTATGGTGATTATAAAGATACCGGTGGGCGTAAATTTGCTACGAAACGCCGGGTATTTATTGAAGAAAAGAATGTCACTAAAATAGCGATGGACTTTAACCGGGTAGAGTTTGATCAGCCTGTAACCTTTCCGTTTGTGGTGCCTTCGTCCGGATACACCATACAATAA
- the dut gene encoding dUTP diphosphatase produces the protein MAEIIVKIINKSANELPAYATADAAGMDLRAHLETAVTLQSLERMLIPTGLFMELPAGYEAQIRPRSGLAIKQGLTLLNTPGTIDADYRGEIKIIMINLSGEPQTIQPGDRIAQMIVAPFVQVTMAPVEVLTTTDRGAGGFGHTGKS, from the coding sequence ATGGCTGAAATAATTGTAAAAATCATTAATAAGTCGGCAAATGAATTGCCGGCATATGCTACGGCAGACGCTGCAGGGATGGACTTGCGTGCACACCTGGAAACAGCGGTTACTTTACAATCACTGGAAAGAATGCTGATTCCTACCGGTTTGTTTATGGAATTACCAGCCGGATATGAGGCACAGATACGCCCCCGCAGCGGTCTGGCTATCAAGCAGGGACTGACTTTACTGAATACGCCTGGCACGATAGATGCGGATTACAGGGGAGAAATTAAGATCATTATGATCAATTTATCCGGCGAACCACAAACGATTCAGCCAGGCGACCGTATTGCACAAATGATAGTAGCTCCTTTTGTACAGGTGACAATGGCTCCTGTAGAAGTGCTGACTACCACCGACCGGGGGGCAGGCGGGTTTGGACACACCGGAAAATCCTGA
- a CDS encoding murein hydrolase activator EnvC family protein encodes MKKLIPLILVMWLVPAVLSAQNNNQQSREELEHRKRELQKEIDEANDALRETKKSTKESLGQLRALRDKITLRSRLINNINEEINFINGDINTAVRDVKTLQKDLDTLKAQYAQLVIYAYKNRSSYDMLNFVFSAENFNDAIKRFQYLKQYREYRRRQAENILETQSLLNKKIESLQGQRNKRSDALKTEQEQRATLEADKKEKDEVLNKLKGREKELIADINKQKKDAQKVQLAIKAVIRREIEEARRKAAEEEAARRRIAEEKRKREEEARKAAIAAANAAKAANTNNANSSANNPPPPPVAAEKPKEEEPAATPPPRREHVLEATPEALALSENFEANRGKLPWPVDAGTIIGEFGLHKHAVVDKISVENDGIILGTAKGARVKAIFDGEVRAVVVVPGSGYVVLVMHGQYFSNYIRLQSVAVKKGDKVKTGQTIGTASTNEIENLGEVELQIFKGAAKQNPALWLRRK; translated from the coding sequence TTGAAGAAGCTTATCCCGTTAATATTGGTGATGTGGTTAGTACCAGCTGTTTTGAGTGCTCAAAACAACAATCAGCAATCCCGGGAAGAGCTGGAGCACAGGAAACGTGAACTGCAAAAAGAGATAGATGAAGCCAATGATGCCCTTCGTGAAACTAAAAAGTCTACCAAGGAAAGTTTAGGACAGTTACGTGCGCTGCGCGATAAGATTACCCTGCGTAGCCGTCTGATCAATAACATTAATGAAGAGATCAATTTCATCAACGGTGATATTAATACGGCTGTCAGGGATGTAAAAACATTGCAGAAAGACCTCGATACCCTGAAAGCACAATATGCCCAGCTGGTGATATATGCGTATAAGAACCGCAGTTCTTATGACATGCTGAACTTTGTTTTTTCTGCAGAGAATTTTAATGACGCCATCAAGCGGTTTCAATACCTGAAACAATACCGGGAGTATCGTCGCCGGCAGGCAGAAAATATCCTGGAAACACAGTCGCTGCTCAATAAAAAGATTGAAAGCTTGCAGGGGCAGCGTAACAAGCGTTCTGATGCCCTGAAGACGGAGCAGGAGCAGCGTGCCACCCTGGAAGCAGATAAGAAGGAAAAAGATGAGGTGCTGAATAAGCTGAAAGGCCGGGAGAAGGAGCTGATAGCGGATATTAACAAACAGAAGAAGGATGCGCAGAAAGTGCAGCTGGCTATTAAGGCGGTGATACGCCGTGAAATTGAGGAAGCCCGCCGCAAGGCTGCAGAAGAGGAAGCTGCCCGCAGAAGAATAGCAGAAGAAAAACGCAAACGGGAAGAAGAAGCCAGGAAGGCCGCCATCGCTGCTGCCAATGCTGCAAAAGCTGCCAATACCAACAATGCGAATAGCAGTGCTAATAATCCACCACCGCCTCCGGTAGCTGCAGAAAAGCCGAAGGAAGAAGAGCCGGCAGCAACACCACCACCACGTAGAGAGCATGTGCTGGAAGCTACACCGGAAGCCCTGGCCTTATCTGAAAACTTTGAGGCCAACAGAGGGAAACTTCCGTGGCCGGTAGATGCCGGAACTATTATCGGAGAGTTTGGATTGCACAAACATGCCGTAGTAGATAAGATCAGCGTGGAAAATGATGGTATTATCCTGGGTACTGCCAAAGGAGCCAGGGTGAAGGCGATCTTTGATGGTGAGGTAAGAGCCGTGGTGGTAGTACCCGGATCGGGATATGTGGTATTAGTAATGCATGGCCAGTATTTTTCCAATTACATCCGGCTGCAATCTGTTGCTGTGAAGAAAGGAGATAAAGTAAAAACAGGTCAGACAATAGGAACCGCCAGCACGAATGAAATTGAGAACCTGGGAGAAGTGGAGCTGCAGATATTCAAAGGCGCAGCCAAGCAGAATCCGGCATTATGGTTAAGACGTAAATAA
- the porU gene encoding type IX secretion system sortase PorU, protein MKLRSLIFFLYYFIVIPVWGRDSRMAVSDTTGRFAPQSVLANGTWYKIATAAPGIYKIDVPFLKSMGIPAGSLSSTSLQLYGNGGQMLPEDNAAFRYDDLQEIAIMVIDGGDGVLDGNDYVLFYAPGAHRWTYVPPTGQYRHEYNLYSDTAYYFLTVGDNGRRIPVESTIPSATTTVSTYDFHAFYEKDSINFLSSGKQWWGALFGNIPGGSIQRNFSFTLPAIPEGPVRLTARVAARGGSTSRFEWQMNGTRAGDLDLGPVNGNIFEAVATAAAGTFMATVHTANIDVGVNFVPGGNDARGWLDYLEIQARSPLVMPEEGAFFFRDAHSVTSGGYARFVLQNAAASTRIWDVTDVLSPVQVKTSTEETSSAFVRNCAQLREYIAFDEKRWLSPVFNGMVANQNLHGEAPAEMLIITIPAFLPAANKLAAYHRVHDGLEMKVALVPDIYNEFASGSPDPVAIRDYMKMHYTRSGGKLQYLLLLGAASFDYKNRVKENTSFVPSWQSQASLDPINSYVSDDFFGLLEATGDIEQPGNTHLMNIGIGRIPARDVAAADRAVAKIINYHTPAGFGTWRNEVTLVADDEDRNLHLADAEAVGEVIAGTGKALHIDKIYLDAYEAVAAPGGSRYPAVNTAINQQMQKGTLIWNYSGHGSNSRLAAEAVVDDNSLKAWNNEHKLPLLITATCDFVPFDNPAITSLGEKILLQEKGGAIALMSTTRAVFAASNKVMNVNYFRAALTPQANGTKPSLGMAIRAAKNATTLQNGDIINNRKFQLMGDPALTLAFPEYRVVTDSINGKAIGDDADTLKALGKYVIKGHIITAAGERLNNYNGTLYTTVYDKPAVKRTLGNKGDSYPADFAVEEHILFKGVQTVENGLFTITFVVPKDIDYRNGPGRISYYTANAAKDGSGFFDQVTVGGAVTAAPDDQQGPAIQAYLDDPFFRDGGITGENPVLIAVLADSSGINASGYGIGHDMVATLDNGAQYFILNDYFEASLNSYTRGVIRFPLPQLEAGPHILEVKAWDANNNSNSVKLHFTVVKANSLAIEEVSTYPNPFHDVTRVVFTHNQQGQELDIYMQIYNSSGQGVKTMRHTINATGSRFDGVLWNGTGDNGAKLSPGVYFYRITVKGNGNEKVWGGKLLLL, encoded by the coding sequence ATGAAGTTAAGGAGTCTGATTTTTTTTCTGTATTATTTTATAGTGATCCCTGTCTGGGGCAGGGATAGCCGCATGGCGGTATCTGACACAACCGGCAGATTTGCCCCCCAATCTGTACTTGCCAATGGCACCTGGTACAAAATAGCTACTGCCGCCCCTGGCATTTACAAAATAGACGTGCCCTTTTTAAAAAGCATGGGTATTCCGGCTGGCTCTCTGTCTTCCACCAGTTTACAACTGTATGGTAATGGCGGGCAAATGCTGCCGGAGGATAATGCAGCGTTCCGGTATGATGATTTGCAGGAAATCGCCATCATGGTAATAGATGGGGGAGATGGGGTACTGGATGGGAACGATTATGTGCTTTTTTATGCCCCGGGCGCGCATCGCTGGACCTATGTGCCCCCTACCGGTCAATACCGGCATGAATACAACCTGTACAGTGATACCGCCTATTACTTTTTAACAGTAGGCGATAATGGGCGGCGTATACCGGTGGAGTCTACCATACCATCCGCCACGACCACTGTGAGCACTTATGATTTTCATGCGTTTTATGAAAAGGACAGCATTAATTTTTTAAGCAGCGGCAAACAATGGTGGGGGGCATTATTCGGCAATATACCTGGTGGCAGCATACAGCGTAATTTTTCCTTCACACTTCCGGCTATTCCGGAGGGGCCGGTAAGGCTTACTGCCCGGGTTGCCGCCAGAGGGGGCAGCACCAGCCGGTTTGAGTGGCAGATGAATGGGACCAGAGCAGGCGATCTGGATCTGGGGCCTGTGAATGGGAATATTTTTGAAGCAGTGGCCACTGCAGCAGCAGGTACTTTTATGGCCACGGTTCATACCGCGAATATAGACGTGGGTGTAAACTTTGTGCCAGGTGGGAACGATGCAAGAGGGTGGCTGGATTACCTGGAAATTCAGGCCCGCAGCCCATTGGTAATGCCGGAAGAAGGCGCATTTTTTTTCCGGGATGCCCACAGTGTCACTTCCGGCGGCTATGCCCGGTTTGTGCTGCAAAATGCGGCAGCTTCAACACGGATCTGGGATGTTACAGATGTTTTATCGCCGGTACAGGTAAAGACTTCCACCGAGGAAACCAGCAGTGCTTTTGTACGCAATTGTGCCCAATTACGGGAATATATTGCTTTTGATGAAAAAAGGTGGCTGTCGCCGGTATTTAATGGTATGGTGGCCAATCAGAACCTTCACGGAGAAGCCCCGGCAGAGATGCTGATCATTACCATTCCTGCATTTTTGCCGGCAGCCAATAAGTTGGCCGCTTATCACCGGGTACATGATGGCCTGGAAATGAAGGTGGCCCTGGTACCTGATATATATAACGAGTTTGCGTCAGGCAGTCCTGATCCGGTGGCTATCCGCGATTATATGAAAATGCACTATACCCGCAGCGGTGGTAAGCTGCAATACCTGCTGTTGCTGGGGGCAGCATCTTTCGACTATAAAAACAGGGTAAAAGAAAATACCTCCTTTGTACCTTCCTGGCAAAGCCAGGCTTCGCTGGACCCTATTAATTCCTATGTTTCCGATGATTTTTTCGGTTTGCTGGAAGCTACCGGAGATATTGAACAGCCAGGCAATACTCACCTGATGAACATCGGAATCGGGCGTATTCCCGCGCGGGATGTAGCGGCAGCAGACAGAGCGGTGGCAAAAATAATCAACTATCATACCCCGGCAGGTTTTGGCACCTGGCGCAATGAAGTAACCCTGGTAGCAGATGATGAGGACAGGAACCTTCATCTGGCAGATGCGGAAGCTGTGGGGGAAGTGATTGCAGGTACAGGGAAGGCGCTGCATATTGATAAGATTTACCTGGACGCCTATGAAGCAGTAGCAGCCCCTGGCGGCAGCAGGTATCCGGCTGTAAATACAGCCATCAATCAGCAAATGCAAAAAGGGACACTGATCTGGAATTATAGTGGCCATGGCAGCAATTCCCGGCTGGCAGCAGAGGCAGTGGTAGATGATAACAGCCTGAAGGCCTGGAACAATGAGCATAAACTGCCTCTGCTGATCACGGCTACCTGCGATTTTGTGCCTTTTGATAATCCCGCTATTACTTCTCTGGGAGAAAAAATATTGTTACAGGAAAAAGGAGGAGCCATTGCATTAATGAGCACCACCCGTGCAGTATTTGCCGCCTCCAATAAAGTAATGAATGTCAATTACTTCCGGGCAGCACTCACGCCGCAGGCCAATGGCACCAAACCCAGCCTGGGGATGGCTATCCGGGCCGCTAAAAATGCTACTACCCTTCAAAACGGGGATATTATCAATAACCGTAAGTTCCAGTTAATGGGCGACCCTGCCCTTACCCTGGCTTTCCCGGAATACCGGGTGGTGACGGATTCCATTAACGGAAAAGCGATAGGTGATGACGCCGATACCCTCAAAGCGTTGGGAAAATATGTGATAAAAGGTCATATTATTACCGCTGCCGGGGAGCGGCTTAATAATTATAACGGTACATTATATACCACGGTATATGATAAGCCAGCAGTTAAACGTACCCTGGGGAATAAAGGAGATAGTTATCCGGCAGATTTTGCGGTGGAGGAACATATATTATTTAAAGGGGTACAAACTGTGGAGAATGGATTGTTTACCATTACCTTTGTGGTGCCAAAAGATATTGACTACCGGAATGGCCCGGGCCGGATTAGTTATTATACTGCCAATGCAGCTAAGGATGGCAGTGGTTTTTTTGACCAGGTAACCGTGGGCGGAGCAGTAACTGCTGCGCCGGATGACCAGCAGGGACCTGCTATTCAGGCCTATCTCGATGATCCTTTTTTCAGAGATGGCGGCATTACGGGGGAAAATCCGGTGCTGATAGCAGTGCTGGCAGACAGCAGTGGTATTAATGCTTCGGGATATGGTATAGGGCATGATATGGTAGCTACACTGGATAATGGTGCACAATATTTTATATTAAATGATTATTTTGAAGCATCTTTGAATAGCTATACCCGTGGTGTTATCCGGTTTCCCTTACCACAACTGGAGGCTGGACCGCATATTTTGGAGGTAAAAGCCTGGGATGCCAATAATAATTCCAACAGTGTGAAACTGCATTTTACTGTAGTAAAAGCAAATTCGCTGGCCATAGAAGAGGTAAGCACTTACCCCAATCCCTTTCATGATGTTACGCGTGTTGTATTTACACACAATCAACAGGGACAGGAATTGGATATTTATATGCAGATATACAACAGCAGCGGACAGGGAGTAAAAACAATGCGGCATACAATAAATGCAACCGGGAGCCGTTTTGATGGAGTACTTTGGAACGGTACGGGCGATAATGGAGCAAAGTTGTCACCCGGTGTGTATTTTTACCGGATTACCGTCAAAGGGAATGGAAATGAGAAGGTTTGGGGCGGTAAGCTGTTATTATTATAA
- a CDS encoding tetratricopeptide repeat protein, protein MRVLVTVIGLGGMLLLGACNSAKKATGPGGMTIKDPGLLEQRADSLFFAAQRSKMLGDYKTAITQYSDYLRLNKRNPTVYYELSRLFLEVRNPAYALIFARKAVTLDTSNHWFQLALAEALSVNEQFDSAATVFAGLSRKYPESEDYQFNRGVLLAKANKTDEALEVFDTLEGKVGVMEELVYQKQKLLLKQSRVEDAANEIRKLIAQDPQEVRYYQLLAEVYDANDRVAEATDIYKFILSKDAHNPRALIALANYAKKDNNQPLYWEYLTRAFANPDYSIDEKIAYVYPYLQMLEMDTTKLEEGLLLTDLVIKAHPTEAKAYALRADMYSQADMLDSALACYNKAISLDDTRFSVWYQLMWIYSRKEDPHALLVISNKVTDKFPQEFMGYYFKGVASFLLQQYPSAVTTLNKALTIGSGDKKFMADVYSLLGDAYHATAQHELSDSSYERALMLRPKDAVVLNNYSYYLSLRGEHLEKAASMSRRSLELQPESATYMDTYAWILFRMDKFEEARQWIEKALQYPVAQEDPNVLEHYGDILFNLKEVAKAMEYWQKARDKGASSVGLTRKIAEKRYIHASQQ, encoded by the coding sequence ATGCGTGTATTAGTCACCGTAATAGGGTTGGGGGGTATGCTGCTGTTAGGGGCATGCAACAGCGCCAAAAAAGCGACTGGCCCTGGCGGTATGACCATCAAAGACCCTGGTTTATTGGAACAGCGGGCCGACAGCCTGTTTTTTGCCGCACAGCGTTCTAAAATGCTGGGCGACTATAAGACAGCTATTACCCAATATTCTGATTATCTGCGGCTGAATAAACGCAACCCCACGGTGTATTACGAGCTATCCAGGTTATTTCTGGAAGTAAGAAACCCGGCTTATGCGCTGATATTTGCCCGGAAGGCCGTAACCCTGGATACCAGTAATCACTGGTTTCAGCTGGCCCTGGCAGAGGCGTTGAGTGTGAATGAGCAGTTTGATAGCGCAGCTACTGTATTTGCAGGGCTTAGCCGGAAATACCCGGAAAGTGAGGATTACCAGTTTAACAGAGGGGTATTATTAGCAAAAGCCAACAAAACCGATGAAGCCCTGGAAGTATTTGACACCCTGGAAGGAAAGGTGGGGGTGATGGAAGAGCTGGTATACCAGAAACAGAAGTTACTGCTAAAGCAAAGCCGGGTAGAAGACGCTGCCAATGAAATCAGAAAGCTCATTGCCCAGGATCCTCAGGAAGTACGTTATTACCAGTTACTGGCAGAAGTGTATGATGCCAATGACCGGGTAGCTGAAGCTACTGATATTTACAAGTTTATACTTTCCAAAGATGCACATAATCCCCGTGCATTAATAGCCCTGGCCAATTACGCCAAAAAAGACAATAACCAGCCCCTTTACTGGGAATACCTTACCCGTGCTTTTGCCAATCCGGATTACAGCATTGATGAAAAGATTGCCTACGTGTACCCTTATCTGCAAATGCTGGAAATGGATACTACCAAGCTGGAAGAAGGTTTGCTTTTAACAGATCTGGTTATAAAAGCGCATCCCACAGAAGCCAAAGCATACGCTTTACGGGCGGATATGTACTCACAGGCAGATATGCTGGACAGTGCCCTGGCCTGTTATAATAAGGCGATCAGCCTGGATGATACGCGATTTTCCGTATGGTATCAGCTGATGTGGATCTATTCCCGTAAGGAAGACCCGCATGCCTTGCTGGTGATCAGCAATAAAGTAACAGATAAATTCCCGCAGGAATTCATGGGATATTATTTTAAGGGTGTGGCCAGTTTTTTGCTGCAACAATATCCATCAGCGGTAACTACTTTAAATAAAGCGTTGACGATAGGCAGCGGGGATAAAAAGTTTATGGCCGATGTATATTCTCTGCTGGGAGATGCCTATCATGCCACCGCCCAGCATGAGTTGTCGGACAGCAGCTATGAGCGGGCGTTGATGCTACGCCCTAAAGATGCGGTAGTGCTGAATAATTACAGTTACTACCTGTCACTGCGGGGAGAGCACCTGGAAAAAGCAGCCTCCATGTCGCGCCGCTCACTGGAACTGCAGCCGGAAAGTGCCACTTACATGGATACCTATGCGTGGATTTTATTCCGCATGGATAAATTTGAGGAGGCAAGACAATGGATTGAAAAAGCGTTACAGTACCCGGTAGCGCAGGAAGATCCTAATGTGTTGGAACACTATGGGGACATTCTGTTTAACCTAAAAGAAGTAGCCAAAGCAATGGAATACTGGCAAAAGGCCAGGGATAAGGGAGCATCTTCTGTAGGATTGACCCGTAAAATTGCGGAGAAAAGATATATTCACGCATCGCAGCAATAG
- the porV gene encoding type IX secretion system outer membrane channel protein PorV, whose translation MIRKVTLGLVCICGTFISLETSAQIGTGQLDGRVNTINTAVPFLRISPDARSGAMGDVGVAISPDANAMYWNLSKLPFAPVKSAVSVTYTPWLKELVNDVFLANVSGYTQLDELQAVSASLRYFSLGNIEFTDITGGSLGNYRPREFAFDAGYARKLSDHFSVGVALRYIYSNLASGQNANGQAIRAGKTIAGDVSAFYTKDFEKDDGTVNTLNLGLALTNLGGKVSYTQSAQNKDFIPSNLGLGAAYTVGLDEYNKLTFALDINKLLVPTPDSARKYQEKGVVEGIFSSFGDAPGGFKEELQELMYSVGMEYWYNDQFAVRAGYFNENKNKGNRKYFTAGIGVKYDIFGLNFSYLVPSGSGIQRNPLSNTLRFTLTFDLVRRDEPSRSGF comes from the coding sequence ATGATCCGTAAGGTAACATTAGGCCTTGTGTGCATTTGTGGCACATTCATTAGTCTTGAAACCTCAGCACAAATAGGAACCGGCCAGCTGGACGGCCGTGTAAACACCATTAATACAGCTGTACCCTTTTTAAGAATTTCTCCGGATGCCCGGAGTGGTGCTATGGGAGATGTGGGGGTAGCTATTTCACCAGATGCCAATGCGATGTACTGGAATCTTTCCAAGTTGCCTTTTGCTCCTGTAAAATCTGCGGTATCCGTTACCTATACTCCCTGGCTGAAAGAACTCGTAAACGATGTTTTTCTGGCCAATGTGAGTGGCTATACACAGCTCGACGAACTGCAGGCGGTATCTGCTTCCCTTCGTTATTTTTCACTTGGTAATATAGAATTTACAGATATCACGGGTGGATCACTGGGTAACTACCGGCCCCGTGAATTTGCGTTTGATGCCGGATATGCCCGTAAACTTTCCGATCATTTTTCTGTGGGAGTGGCTTTAAGGTATATCTACTCTAATCTTGCCTCCGGCCAGAATGCAAATGGCCAGGCTATCCGTGCCGGGAAAACAATAGCAGGAGACGTTTCTGCCTTTTATACCAAAGATTTTGAAAAAGATGATGGTACGGTAAACACCCTGAACCTGGGGTTGGCACTGACCAATCTCGGTGGTAAGGTGTCTTACACCCAATCTGCGCAGAATAAGGATTTTATCCCCAGCAACCTGGGATTGGGAGCGGCGTATACTGTAGGATTGGATGAGTATAATAAACTGACCTTTGCCCTGGATATCAATAAGTTATTGGTACCCACTCCGGATAGCGCCCGAAAATACCAGGAAAAAGGAGTTGTGGAAGGTATTTTCTCTTCCTTCGGTGATGCTCCTGGAGGGTTTAAGGAAGAATTGCAGGAGCTGATGTATTCTGTAGGGATGGAATATTGGTATAATGACCAATTTGCTGTCAGGGCTGGTTATTTCAATGAAAATAAAAATAAGGGTAACCGTAAATACTTTACTGCAGGGATAGGAGTGAAGTATGATATTTTCGGGCTTAATTTTTCTTACCTGGTACCATCAGGTTCAGGCATTCAACGGAATCCGCTATCCAATACCTTGCGTTTTACCCTTACCTTTGACCTGGTAAGAAGGGATGAGCCGAGCAGAAGCGGATTTTAA
- the ispF gene encoding 2-C-methyl-D-erythritol 2,4-cyclodiphosphate synthase — MSKLRIGLGVDFHQLVEGREFWLGGILVPHHKGALGHSDADVLLHAICDAMLGAANLGDIGVHFPDTDNAYKDIDSKILLSQCAQLIGEKGYQVVNIDSTLCLQEPKIKPYVPQMQQVIAERLRISTEDISIKATTTERMGFVGREEGIMAYASVLLEKA; from the coding sequence ATGAGCAAGTTACGTATTGGATTAGGAGTAGACTTTCATCAATTGGTAGAAGGCCGTGAATTTTGGTTGGGAGGTATCCTGGTACCCCATCACAAAGGCGCACTGGGGCATAGTGATGCGGATGTATTGCTGCATGCTATTTGTGATGCGATGTTGGGCGCTGCTAATCTGGGGGATATTGGTGTTCATTTTCCGGATACAGATAATGCTTATAAAGATATAGATAGTAAGATTCTGCTGTCGCAATGTGCGCAGCTCATCGGGGAAAAGGGGTATCAGGTGGTGAATATTGACAGCACCCTTTGTTTACAGGAGCCTAAAATAAAACCATATGTGCCGCAGATGCAGCAGGTAATAGCAGAAAGGCTAAGGATCAGTACAGAAGATATTTCTATCAAAGCCACTACCACGGAGCGGATGGGATTTGTGGGCCGGGAAGAAGGTATTATGGCATATGCTTCCGTATTACTGGAAAAGGCATAA
- the bshA gene encoding N-acetyl-alpha-D-glucosaminyl L-malate synthase BshA: MRIGIVCYPTYGGSGVLATELGKALADKGHMVHFITYQQPVRLNAFHANIYYHEVQVPTYPLFDFPPYESALSSTMVDVIINQKLDLLHVHYAIPHASTAYLAKQIVAKQGKHIPFITTLHGTDITLVGKDKTYAPVVTFSINESDAITAVSDNLREETYKSFQIEKEIDVIYNFVDTQRFKRQQLPHFRKAIAPNDEKILLHVSNFRKVKRVPDVVKIFKQVRDQLPAKLLLVGDGPDRPTIECMCRDMGICEDVRFVGKQEQLEDVMSISDLFLLPSDYESFGLAALEAMAAHVPVISSNAGGLPEINIPGETGYMSPVGDVDGMAAQAIHLLKDEKLLARIRQGAWEQAQRFHIDNIIPQYEALYDQVLAGKGSRIRQQQAASI, from the coding sequence ATGCGTATAGGAATAGTATGTTATCCTACTTATGGCGGTAGTGGTGTATTAGCAACAGAATTAGGTAAAGCGCTGGCGGATAAAGGGCATATGGTTCATTTTATCACCTATCAGCAACCGGTACGGCTAAACGCGTTTCATGCCAACATTTATTATCATGAAGTACAGGTGCCTACCTACCCCCTCTTTGATTTTCCGCCCTATGAATCTGCACTGAGCAGCACCATGGTAGACGTAATCATTAATCAGAAGTTAGATCTCCTGCATGTACATTATGCCATTCCGCATGCATCTACTGCTTACCTGGCCAAGCAGATCGTGGCTAAACAGGGCAAGCATATTCCGTTTATTACCACCCTCCACGGTACTGATATTACCCTGGTAGGCAAAGATAAAACCTATGCCCCTGTAGTTACTTTTTCCATCAATGAATCTGATGCTATTACTGCCGTATCAGACAACCTGCGGGAAGAAACCTACAAATCTTTTCAGATCGAGAAGGAAATAGATGTTATCTACAATTTTGTGGATACCCAACGTTTCAAACGCCAGCAATTACCCCATTTCCGCAAAGCTATTGCTCCTAATGATGAGAAAATATTGCTGCACGTATCCAACTTCCGTAAAGTAAAACGGGTGCCGGATGTGGTGAAGATCTTTAAACAGGTGCGCGACCAGCTGCCAGCCAAATTATTACTGGTAGGTGATGGTCCGGACAGGCCTACTATTGAATGCATGTGCCGGGACATGGGTATCTGTGAAGATGTACGTTTTGTGGGCAAGCAGGAGCAACTGGAAGATGTCATGTCTATCAGCGACCTCTTCCTGCTGCCATCAGATTATGAAAGCTTTGGATTAGCAGCACTGGAAGCCATGGCGGCACATGTGCCTGTTATCTCTTCCAATGCGGGTGGATTGCCGGAAATTAACATCCCGGGCGAAACCGGCTATATGAGCCCTGTAGGCGATGTAGATGGCATGGCTGCACAGGCCATCCATTTACTGAAGGATGAAAAACTGCTGGCCAGGATACGGCAGGGAGCCTGGGAACAGGCGCAACGCTTCCACATCGACAATATTATCCCGCAGTACGAAGCATTGTATGATCAGGTGCTGGCAGGCAAAGGCAGCCGGATCAGGCAACAACAAGCTGCCAGTATATAA